From Brassica rapa cultivar Chiifu-401-42 chromosome A06, CAAS_Brap_v3.01, whole genome shotgun sequence:
agaaaataatcgAGAAAAGTAAagaatcctactatataaaagagactaaattcaaggcttttgggactatccacctgagccaaaatattctcatccaaaaagaattagaaatagatgtcatttagaagataattaactaacatacaacttttaatatttttagaaatttcaaatttgtaactgctaatttattaatagaatcatatatctatattgaattatgttctatttttaatcgttagacttcaagggtaaataaactattaatttataatatatatagtttataactttatattatagttataaataaagagaaaataatcggGAAAGGtaaagaagctcatgtaaaattatgtaattaaaatggtaaaatggtgagtatgatgaggtgaatctaagaaaatttgttgtacaaattatggtgctttcttcgtctcctataataatttaaaataaaatatatattcacataaataagtcaatatttgttgttttttttttggtaagatattaagattatcattttcggaaaggttacactgttgtttttaaacaacttattacaacaaggaaacaaaaacaaccaacaacaactcaaggtaaaaaaaaaactttaaggaagtcttatacaagaaagataaaaagaagtagataaGAGGAGAAAGGagaacttgccgggtaagagaggagacggtcacgcatcatacggtcgagagaggcaaggatgactgatgaaggtgaggagacagctgtgaacacacgagcattacgctctttccacagcaagtagatggctgactgaaagtagagcttcaTGACTAGAGTAGCATGCGCATCTGcattgacgcgaggttgattgatccagcttgcaacagagtgtagatcagccggaggaaaaatccaaacttcaggAGCAAAAagctcccatatcaagcgagagaaagagcactcaaagaagagatgatggtgagtctctatttcaagattacaaaggacgcacgttccAGAGACATTTAACtcccaacgcctcaagcgatccttggttggcagtcttctccgcaaagccagcctTGATATAAACACATCAtgtggaatatgttccttgaaccaaatagtcttgtgccaatatttattgttgatagtgtttatattttttctgacattagtatccatattttttagtaaactgatccaaagagattagtttgtggagctaaccaaacgaggattatagtgtttactttagaaaaagtaataggttgaatgatagatggcgtgcgtgctttttcacatgaaaatctgcacatatattaaaattgtaagatttgaatcatagagaaaatatagtgtatatgactgaagttgggccattccgaaactaaagatggctaaaattcttctttgtcaaaatgcatagatgtgaatcttatatgaatagagttctccattgcttatagcagtgtaataaactccgtgtgtaaaggaggaaaaatgttatataagtgaaaacaaaaattatgattttttttttcttgtgcctatagactcttcgcaatttgaagaataAATAACATactgtgtgaaaatctttggctcggtcaaattttatagttgtttacaaaactgttgttatctgattcatgtaatttttcagtattgatttaaaagcccaaaaacccatatatactgactttttgatatttttttctgtgatttgaatttaaaaagagataaaactttcgataagttatgtaaacttagaacaagtatttagctttagaaagcatttacatgtttcaaacttacaatatatacatatataatgtttaaaattatgcatataaaacctgtgtaaaatgtgtctgaatatgtttatcttctttaatgtgttaatcgtactatatataacattattttaaaatttcaaaaagtttatcacatacaaaaaaccatcaataaaaaatataattctccatctacaacaagaaaaatgaaaaactataaacatataaatttaaattaagaaaaactaacattgaaaagacaagaagttaatgtaaaagaaaaaacggacaaataatattataaataatataaatttataagacacaatccgcgcgaagcgcggaaaaaatctctagtaagggtaaaaactagaaattttatttaatacgtgcattacaaatataaattaaaacgtTAAATGACATTTATAGTGAAAATCATACAAAAAGAAATGGAGGAAgtattgtttttttgaaaatcaaaatctggtttaatacattttttatctctctgttaaaaaaaaaaacattttatctcATGATCCCTCCTCACCTTGTTGGTTAAGAGTACGATTTACGAAACCTCCCCAAGTAAGTAAAGAAGGGCAGTACTGTAAATATGTGCGGATGACTTCTCAATGTCAGAGACCACTTTACTAAAGAATCTATTGTCTGAAACTTTCCAAAAGCAGAAGATGATGGCGAAAAATCACGGCGTTGAATCTAGCGGCGAAGGCCGAGGAAAGATCGGTTCGGCTTCGTCTCCGTTCGATTCCTTTCCGGAGGACTGCATCTCCAAGATAGTCTCATTCACAAGTCCACGTGATACCTGCGTCGCAGCTACGGTGTCGAAAGCCTTTGAATCTGCCGTCAACTCAGATGTGGCGTGGGAGAAGTTTCTTCCGCCGGAGTATGAATCTCTAGTTCCTCGATCACGAGATTTCTCATCCAAGAAAGATATGTACTTCGCGTTATGCGACGAGCCTGTTCTCATCGACGATGGTACAAAGGTATAAACAAGTTCATAGGGTTTGAGAATCGAATCATAGATCTGCGATGCTAATGAAGATTCTGTTATGTTCCTTGAAACAAAAGAGCTTTTGGTTAGAGAAAGCAAGTGGGAAGAGGTGTATCATGTTATCTGCGATGAACATCTCGATCATATGGGGAGATACTCCACAGTATTGGGAATGGATTACAATTCCTGAAGCTAGGTAGCTCTACTCTCTTTGTTAATCCGGTTTGTAATAAAACtattattgatttttaaaaaaaaatttggtatgtGTTTACTAGGTTTAAAAGAGTCGCAGAGCTTCTTAATGTATGTTGGTTTGAGATACGAGGCCGGGTGAATACTCGTGTCCTATCTCCAAGAACTCGTTACTCGGCTTACCTTGTGTTCAAGAAAGCGGATCACTGTTACGGCTTTGATGATGTGGCTATAGAAGCTGGGGTTGGAGTGGTGGGGCATGAAGCTTCTACAAGAACCATATGCTTTGAaatggatgatgatgattagGGAGAGATGGGATGGATCTACCCACAGGAGAGGGAAGATGGTTGGATGGAGGTAGAGCTTGGTGAATTCTTCACTGGAGGAGATGTGATGGATAGTCATGAGATTGAGATGAGTGCTTTAGAGACTAGGGAGCTAGGTTGGAAGCGTGGCTTGGTCATTCAAGGAATTGAAATCCGTCCTGCAAATATCCAGTAAAAAAATAATGCCCGGAGTATTCATCTATATTGGTATTGGTTATGCTATTGAGTGAAGAGGTACAATCCATTTGATAGAGGTATCCTTGTTTAGTTGGTATATGTAAAACCGGTTTTAACCGATTGTGCTTTGGTATGCGTCTAATTTAAAAACGTTGTTGTAGTAAATGAGTGTTTCTGTAGATGGCGAATTTGCAGTGTTTCTGAATTTTGTCATAGTACCATATGTTGTTTTTGGTCAAATTATTATATAGATGATGAGTATTTCCGTAAATGTGCATGGGCGACTCGAGACgaatctttctttttgtttttcttgtcgGCAGAGACTACTTGAGACAAATTCTTTAAAGTCTCAGCCTTGCAGAATAAGAAAAATCATATAGATAGAGACATCTTTGGGACAAAACAAGGCGTTCACACAAAAGGCAAAGAAATTTCCAGCTCAACAGTAGGACCAAAACACCGCGTTGATGGCAGACATGTCTATCTCAAGTCTCAACCATCGGTTTTGCACTTTGTTTATAAGATTTAAGTATAATGATCTGTCGTGCTATGCTTGAGAATTACGGCAAGTAGGATTTGattttttctgatttaaaaactACTGAGACTATCTAGAGTATTTTGGTATTGTGAAGTTCAAATCCATGAATCTACTCAATATTGGTGATTGCTTTGaggttctttttgttttctgagACAGAGAGGGTGAGTATGATAGATAGATCCAAACTAGGAACTAATCGATAGTTCTACTTATCCGCCAAGACGTGGTTTCGAAGTCTGTAtgactcaattttttttttgtatgactcaaaattttaattttgtgatATTTACAAAACGAAGTCGTTTTAACGAAAATGACATATCAGCTATCTAGTGACCTGAATAAACGGTTGACTAACCACCATTATAGtcaatgtatatatatgcacgTTTTGGAAAGTTCGTTTAGACATTTTAAAATTCTGTTGAGTTTGATGATGAAATGTGCACTATACTAAAGTTCATGATGGAATAGGCAGGACTGGAAAAGTTGGGTTTGAAATAGGCCATTTTTCTCGTAGAAGTGTGTGGTGTTGTTAGCTGCAGGAGACGGTTTTGTTAAGCCctttcacaaaataaaaaagagagacGGTTTTGTCATTATTTTTGATGTTCATCCATCACACCTTCACACATGAGTAAACATTGTATTGATGATTTTGTTGATTTTATATCTATTAGTTCTATATGGTTAATATTTATGAAACTAAAATTAATGTGAAACATgcaatttaaaaagattatcctattataatttttaaaagttatatataattaatttcagTTTATTATTCTATTCCAAGaaattgattttataattttatagaagagttatacttttttattaaattgtttttttaataaatagtaaTCTTACGTGTTAAAATTAAGTacatatcaaaatctaaaatctagtATAAACATAGGTAGCACGTAAGCTTCATCAGACATCTGCTTCCCATTTCGAAACCAGAATCGGAATTGGAAATCTTATGAAAGCTTTCGGAATTGCGCTTCCAAAATTCtttgaaaataacttttttaaaagcACGCCGGAAGCTTACGCTTCCgtttttggaatcacgcttccgtttCTAAAACCCAATGTCATAAAcaattacaaatataaaattatgttattaagttcatattttatattaaaactaaaattagtagtgctaaaataaataaaaaacaaatatatatattaaaaataataccataaaaaaatcttatatatataaaaataattccataaaaaatattatatatatattaatttttttaatatatatatatatatatattcaaatattgtGTGTCAGTTATCTGTAAGATATTAaaagtaattattattttttaattaatttgattactTGGACAATATGTTATTATAAAGTGTTTTCATGATTATAATATGAAGTCAGCTGAAGGATATAAATTAGTAAAAATGAATAAGtgttctttgtttttatttgaattataaaatctttagttatatgtttatagaatttttttttataattttaatatatatatattgggtaTACGCTTCGAACATGTATccgatttttaattttctataaaattttgttccatgtaacataggtaCAAACATGGTTAATAAATATGAATTATTTTAGCtttattatcaaataaaaatgGTTAATGAATATGAAATGATTAAAATAGatggttttttttatttctatactaaaatatttcatatatagAGAACTAAAATATATGACAAATCTTATTTAttcttaataaaattataaaagaatatCGATCGCCAAGAGTAAATTGGCTTCTTTTTGTAAATCCAAGTAAAAACATGCAGCGTCAAGAGGTGGAGGCACGCGGCATGTACTGATGCAAAAGAGGGTAGTTCCGTAAATACTTGCGGGACGACTTTACACGATGTCGTTTTCAGTTCCATAACAACAGAGGTGACTTTTGAAACAGTCACGAGTCTTTTATCAAAACATAATAAAGCCTTGGCCTCtcccatctttttttttttctcaacaaaTCTTCCAAACCGATGATGCAGGCAACGATGGGACAAAAACAAGGCGTTGAATCTAGAGTCGAAGATATCATCATGACGGGTCCGTCACCGTTCGATTTCTTGCCGGAGGATTGCATCTCCAAAATAATCTCCTTCACAAGTCCACGTGACGCTTGCGTCGCCGCTTCGGTTTCTAAAACGTTTGAATCGGCGGTTAAGTCAGATATCGTGTGGGAGAAGTTTCTTCCGCCGGAATATTCCTCGTTGATCCCACGATCGAGAGCTTTCTCGTCCAAGAAGGAACTCTATTTCGCTCTCTGCGATTATCCTGTTTTAATCGAAGAAGGaaaaaaggtatatatataaaaatcaacGAGTTTTGActagatataattatataacaaGTATGTGTGATTCAATCTGATTTCAGAGATACTCCAGAGTAATTAGTGGAATAGAATCATTGATTTATGTTAGAGAATTATGTGAACAAGAGTGTGATTAGACCTTGGAGTTGGTGGTGTAGTTTTtctgaagttttttttaatttgatagaGCTTTTGGTTAGAGAAAGCAAGTGGAAAAAGATGTATTATGTTATCTTCGAAGGAAGTGTGGATCACATGGGGAAGTAGTCCACAATATTGGCGATGGGTTTCAGTTCCTGAATCTAGGTACGTTACTCCCTTTCCGGCTGACTGAAATAAAACTCATTCTTATTAATTATGATTATCAGTCTGATGATGGGGAAGAAAAAATCTTGTAATGTAGGTTTGAAAAAATAGCAGAGCTACTCAGTGTATGTTGGTTTGAGATTCGTGCGGGGATGCATACTCGTTACCTATCTCCAGGAACTCGTTACTCGGTTTACATTGTGTTCAAGACAGAGGACGGATGTCCTGGATTGGGTGATATCCCGGTTGAAGCTGGAGTTGGGTTGGTTGGACAAGAATCTTCTCAAAAGTTGATATACTTTGTTGGGCCTAGTGGTCGAAGGAGAGATAGAGAAAGGAGAGATGTGACGAGACCAAAGGAGAGGGGAGATGGGTGGATGGAAGCTGAGCTTGGTGAGCTGTACAATGAATCGTGTTGTGATGATATATCGGTTAGTGTTGTTGAGACTAAGTCTCCTTATTGGAAACGTGGTTTGATCATTCAAGGATTTGAATTTCGCCCCTCGAAAACTCAGTAACACTAGCTATATGCTGTTTCCTGTTTATGCTTTGCTTTCATGTCTAAGCAAAGTGAACCGCTTTGTTGTATTGTAATGTTTTCGAAACTTTCAAGTTTTTGGATTGAATATTTGCATGGTTTGATTTTGATCACATGAAgaaatcaataaataaaatgtacTAGACTTTGACCCACGCGTCCGCGCgggtatatttttcaaaattatgtttctatttgtttttcatgtcaaTAATATAAGGGCTATGCAAAATATCCGAATCTGAAGAACCGAACTGATCTCGATCCGAAAaagtagtaccaaacccaaaccgaaaTTGAGTAAATATCTGacttattcaaaattttagtttttagagaaccaaaaccgaatccgatccgaaccgaagtatttcggGTATCCGAATGTAtacgaaatagatttatatacttatatatatattaattatttttagattttatatatatataaaacatctagaatatatatgatacttttaagttggtttaaatacttgaaaacatatacaaataatcaatagtaaatatataaaatagtaaaagtatacttaaaacaccaaaaatacttaaaataattattgattctctatccaaatatttgaactaaagtaatttatatgttacctttaggtattctgacatatgttattcaaatttatatttaatatattattttgtttttactttttgataaatttaaagtatataaatatataatgagttttaaaattttaaaagtaatttaaaattatatctgaAGTTGAACCGAACCCGCAAAAATCCTAAATGAACCCAAAcagaaatttagaaatattagaatgaggctgaaatctttgaccccggaaACCCGAAACTCAAACAGacctgaaccgaacccgattATGTACCAGATAGAAAATTTCTCACAATATAATGGACTtccaaattttcttaaaagtataagcccattactttttttcttcttaatatagtgctatccatgtttccaaacaaacctatttttttaaactacaaTCTATGTTTCCAATCAAACCTCATTTTTAaaactgcaatccatgtttccaaacaaacttttttttaaactacAATCTATCTTTCCaaacaaacttttttaaaaaaattgctatacatgtttccaaacaaacctaatttgtacttgagttttaataagatagatgcgTTTCCCCTTTTCTTATAAATACTCTTGTACAGGGCCGGCTTACAAGGGGACAAGCGGTACGACCGCCCTGGGTCCGAGCCCGTGTCCCCCCATGTAATGATAAATGAGGGgttcaatttttaataaatctatattttatatatataaagaattataaatacaataaataaaattgaaaagagtccaaaattatttgatatgtatatagttttattttcattacaaaatatacaaaatattattgattaaattttaaaaatattttaaacattatctctatataaattttaaagagtaaaaatttttttttttccctagGGCCCTTAGCAGTGTTGAGCCGGCCCTGCTCTTGTATGGTATCGTATAAAGCCTTATTGTGAAGTAAAAGTTGAATAGCGTTCCTACAAAGTTTGCCATCCCAAACCATGTAAAGTTATATTTTATGCAATACGGTTTTGTTTACTTCCGGTTCATAAGGAAACTGTGTAACAGTGCTTCATTTTGAAATGAAATCTTCTCTAATAGTAAATTCGTTTACATCtctgaaatgaaaaaaaaaacgaacagTATTCCTACAAATTTGGCCATGCCAAAACCCTATCGGAAAGCTGTTAGGCTTGATAAGGGTATTATCGGAATATTCAAATCTCAACcggtatatatataaaagacgCACCCACACTTCGTGTCCAAGACAGAACACCACATCCGTGTCTGAAACGCATCAGACTCCAAAAACGCTATGGAGCAAAGTGAACTCGGCGATTCGCATTCCTGCGGAGGATGTAGCCGGAACGATGAGATTATTTCTGTCGAAGCTCCGGCGCGGTTGGATACATTGCCTGAAGATTGCATCTCGATGGTGGTTTCTTATACATCGCCGCGAGATGCTTGCGTTGTGGCTTCGGTTTCGAAAACGGTTAAGTCAGCGGCTGAATCGGATTTGGTTTGGGAGAAGTTTCTTCCTCAGGACTACTCATCTCTTGTTCCACGATCGGTGGATTTCTTGTGTAAGAAGGAGATTTATATGTCTCTTGCTAATGATTCCGTTCTGATCGACGACGGCAAAAAGGTGGAAATGTGTGAAAAtaattagtcttttttttttatgttgtgaAAATTAGGGTTTCGTTTTAAAGTTGTCTCTGATGTTTTGACTCAGAGCATTTGGTTGGAGAAAGGTAGTGGGAAGAAGTGTTACATGTTATCTGCGATGGATTTAAATATCATTTGGATTGATCGTCCTCTTTATTGGAAATGGAATACCGATCCTGAATCTAAGTAAGTTCTCTATTCTTGAAGTTGTGCGATTTGGAGTTTAGATGATGTTATTCTTATTCTTATATGACTTGTGGAATCAGGTTTGAGAAAGTAGCGGAGCTTCGTCACGTGTGTTGTTTCAGGATTCGGGGCAAGATAAGTTGTGGAATGTTGTCCAAAGGGACACACTACTTGGTCTACTTAGTGTTCAAGAGAACAAGCGGTGGATCAGTCGGTTTCGAAGAGACGCCCATGGA
This genomic window contains:
- the LOC103827524 gene encoding putative F-box protein PP2-B2; its protein translation is MMQATMGQKQGVESRVEDIIMTGPSPFDFLPEDCISKIISFTSPRDACVAASVSKTFESAVKSDIVWEKFLPPEYSSLIPRSRAFSSKKELYFALCDYPVLIEEGKKSFWLEKASGKRCIMLSSKEVWITWGSSPQYWRWVSVPESRFEKIAELLSVCWFEIRAGMHTRYLSPGTRYSVYIVFKTEDGCPGLGDIPVEAGVGLVGQESSQKLIYFVGPSGRRRDRERRDVTRPKERGDGWMEAELGELYNESCCDDISVSVVETKSPYWKRGLIIQGFEFRPSKTQ
- the LOC108872370 gene encoding F-box protein PP2-B1-like — encoded protein: MEQSELGDSHSCGGCSRNDEIISVEAPARLDTLPEDCISMVVSYTSPRDACVVASVSKTVKSAAESDLVWEKFLPQDYSSLVPRSVDFLCKKEIYMSLANDSVLIDDGKKSIWLEKGSGKKCYMLSAMDLNIIWIDRPLYWKWNTDPESKFEKVAELRHVCCFRIRGKISCGMLSKGTHYLVYLVFKRTSGGSVGFEETPMEAQVGFVGKESSKSFVLLEPSRRGYRYSCVWRRPVYREFRTGRPREGVRGERETDGHVEEPKERGDGWSEVKLGNFYISDGGCDDDGDEIEFAIMEPRNSEVGQRKSGLIFQGIEIRPMKEREEMVIAKSSNSDNI
- the LOC103827523 gene encoding LOW QUALITY PROTEIN: F-box protein PP2-B10-like (The sequence of the model RefSeq protein was modified relative to this genomic sequence to represent the inferred CDS: substituted 1 base at 1 genomic stop codon), which produces MSETTLLKNLLSETFQKQKMMAKNHGVESSGEGRGKIGSASSPFDSFPEDCISKIVSFTSPRDTCVAATVSKAFESAVNSDVAWEKFLPPEYESLVPRSRDFSSKKDMYFALCDEPVLIDDGTKSFWLEKASGKRCIMLSAMNISIIWGDTPQYWEWITIPEARFKRVAELLNVCWFEIRGRVNTRVLSPRTRYSAYLVFKKADHCYGFDDVAIEAGVGVVGHEASTRTICFEMDDDDXGEMGWIYPQEREDGWMEVELGEFFTGGDVMDSHEIEMSALETRELGWKRGLVIQGIEIRPANIQ